The region TCTTAAAAAAGAAGAGAGCTTGTACTAGAAGAGCAGAAATTTGAAGGAAAGAATGGTGGAGCTGCACTCACAACACAGCACATAACTAGTGTTCAAGGTGCTGAGAAGCCTCTCTCAGAATAAACAGAGCCCATTCCACACGCTGATCGCTCGTTATCCTAAACAAGAAAATTCAACATGACGCCCTTCTAAACTAAACCGGTCTTTTCGACACCATGTCGCAGATCTAGAAATAATCTAGCACTCACGAAACCAAAACGATTCCGAGCCACTTTTTTCTCTGCATGTCTTTGAAGCAGGAAATATTATGGTGAAGTACTAATTATCAAACTGGCATGTCCACTTGTCTGCTACTCCCTATGTAAACAAATGCAAGACATTTTAGGTCACTTCACAGATTTGGTAGTTTGTAAGTAGAAGAATAGAAATATGAAGAAAAAAATGGTGGAGCCGCACTGAGATCACGGCACATAACAAGTGTTCAAATCAATGGAAAGCAAATGCATTTTGGAGATGGTACCATTCCTCTCTCAGAATAATCAGACCCCAAAATTCCACATGCTGAGGCAAATTCCTCGGAATCTTACGAAAAAAGGTGGTCCTTTCGGCCGTCCTTTTAAATTAAACTGATATTTCTTTTAAACTAAACTGATCTTTCCGATGCCATTTCGCAGATCTGGAAATAAACTAGCATACACGAAACCGAAACGGTTCCGAGCCCCTTTTTCTCTGCATATTTCTGAAGCAGGAAAGATATTGTAAAGTACTAATTATCAAACTGGCATGTCCACTTGTATTGGGCCTTGGCTAAGGCAGGTGGACATGATAAGGAGATCTGATGAGCAAGTGGGGGAGGCAGGCTCCCATCTAAAGCAACTGCTACCAGCAGCCATGCCAGCCTGAACATCACACCGCATTGTTTCCTCCATCAAAGCCATCATCTGGTCCTTGTGATTCTTCAGAATTTGTTCTTTTACCTATCCCATATGTTTTTTTTTCTCTCACACCAACCACGGCGAGTGGGAGTTAATTTTGATCGAGATAAGTGAAATTAAACTAGCTGCACAGAAATGGTGGTTGCACCCTTTTTTCTGTTGATGGAAAGGGAGGGCGGTCATATCACTATCGGAGTATCGGTTAATGATCGAATGGTACTTCTAACTAAAAGGCCGAGAAGATGGGACTTGAGGTTGGGACATGAGTTAATTTGGTTTGACAGGGTGAAGGATAGTACTATGAAGGAGACGCCAGCAACTTGACAAGCAAAGGCCCATAAGCAATAATTCAGTCGGGTCCTATCTGTGAAATATCTTGTCTCGGAAGAATTTTGCAATGGCCCAAATGGTGAGATTCTTGAAAGACAGAAACTGACAAGGTTTTCCAGTTGCAACAAACGATAGGGAGTTACACATACGCACCTGTCGTCGACGAATAGTAAGCCTCATATGCCGAAGAAAACAAACTGTTGCTGTTGAGCCTCAGTTTTGTGCCAGATTCTGTAACTGGTCATCTAGTGCAGAGAAGTTCGCATCTGTGCTAGAACCAACAACAGAGCATTACAAAATACCATAGAAGTTCACATTAGATTAGAGCATGTCCACATAAGCTATATATACACGAGGTCTCACATAAACGCTACGGCGCAGGTCTAGAACAGATCAGACGAACAAAATAGCGGTGTAGGAGAGAGGGACAGGAGAGACAGAGCATCCTTTCGGTCGGTCAGTCCTGCTTAACTATCATATGGAAGGTTTTGGTcttgtcttcatcagcaagctccttgaGAATGTCATCATTAAAATCAGTCACCGCTTTCCGTAGCGGATCATCAAAATAGCGTCCGTGGAAGACCATCTTCGCCATCCAAGCCTTCCTCCTGTTGCGGCTGTACTTGTCCTCCTCCCATGTACCAGATGCCACCAGAAGGTAGACATACACGGTCCTCTCCTGGCCGGGCCTGAACGCCCGCGCGATCGCCTGCCTGGTCTTGGAGTGGTTCCATTCTGAATCCAGCATGACCAACCTCGATGCGCCTGTCAAGCTGATTCCCTCGGCGCAGGCCGTCGTCGAAGCAATGAGCACCTTCCTCTTACCTTGACTGTCAGTATTGAATTTGTCCATGACGTCGGAGCGGACAGGCAGCTCCTGATCACCTTGGAGCACCAGGACTTCCTCCCCGAGgcgccatccgaacacattctcgatCAACTCCACAAGAAAGCTTATTGGCGACACGTTGTGGCAGAATATCAGCACCCTTTCCCCCCTGTACGACGACTTGTGCAGCAGATCGATGAGAAACTTCGCCTTGCAACCGACAACAAAGTCCCTCTTGTACTTGTCAACTTTATGCAATTCTTCTGGAGTGAAGTAAGTGCTAGAAGATTTGGTGGTTTTTATGAGCCATGGATGGATAGACGCAATCGTGATGAGCAGCTCAACCTCGAGAAGGTAACGGCCACCGCATGACGTGGCCATCGATATTCTTGAAAGTATATCCTCCTGGATTTCAGTGGGTTTCATGAAAAGTGTATATACATGTATCCCTGGAAGGCTCCTTAGCTTTGACCCTTCGAATGAATCGATGAACCCACATGTAAGCTTGTTTAACAAACTGATACCACCTTGCCGGTCCCAGTTGTCGCTGGACTCAATCATTTGCCCAACTCTGTCCACAAAGATGCGCCTTGCCACTGCTTCTCTATGTTTAGCTCTCCTGCCCCTCGTTTCCTTCTTCCTTTCTGGGACAAGCACGGTCATAACATCGTCCACAAACCGAGGTCTGGCCAGAGATAGGGTGTTGAAATACTCTTCAAAGTTATTCTGGAAGACCGTACCAGACATGAGGATTCTAAACTCAGTCTTCACCTTCATCAGCACCCTCCTCAACTTGGATTTGTTGCTCCTCGGGTTGTGCCCCTCATCAAGGATCAACAGCCCAGGGTTGTTGATCAGGACTTGCACCATGAATGCTCGCTGCGGCATTCTTGAGTCTTCTTTCGCCAGCCGTAAGAAAGATGAGTATGTCATCAAAAGAACACTTGGATGCTCATGCCACTTGCATAACTTGTCCATACGATCCACAAGGCAAATATTTTTCCAGTTGGGTCGGCGAAAATTGCTTAAAATTGCCTGCAGCCTAGGATCAATAGGCCCCATTGGCTTGCCTCTTTTGTCAGCCTGGTGAAGCACATGCAGAGGAAGTGAAATGCCCCATTTCTCAAATTCCCTCATCCATGTATGGATAGCAGATTTTGGAGTAAGCACCAATGGCCGGCTTCTCGGGTGAACTTTCAAGTAACTGACAAGAAATGAGATCAGCAGCAGAGTTTTCCCTGATCCAGGAGTATGTGCAACCACACAGCCACCAGTACTGGCTGTTGGATTATCCATTTCCTCGAGTTGCAGCGATCCCGCCAAGTTTTTCCAAATGAATTCAAATGCATTCCTTTGGTGAGGAAGTAGTTTAGGCTCAAGATCGGGTATTAAACTCCACAGGTTCCCGGAGCCCTTCAGTTCTGAAAACTCTGGTCCCAAGATTGCAAGAAGAGAAGGATCAAGTACAAGATCATCATGATCAATATTGCGGCATCCAGGTCTCTCCTTGTTATAGCCATTACAATTGGCCTGCATCGAACGAATATATTATGCATCCTGTCGGTGACGAGTCAAAAGTGAAAGCAGTGAAGAGAAGTTGAAATTGCTTTAATTGGACCTACCATTTGCGGAAAGATGTGCTTTATCTCCACACATACAACATTGCATAATCTGCACACCAGTCCAAGCCCCTCATCCAGCATGCAGTCATGTTCACATGGATTTTCTTCACTTTTACCTAAACCAGCAGTGGCTTCATGAACTGCTTCTGAATGTGAGTCCTGAAAATTTGTATATTTTCTTATTCTCAAAGTGCCGAAAAAAAACgagtagcatggcatactttttttTATGAAGAACATCAAGTAATTCACGGCATTATGATTGCAAGGGCGTGCTAACAAATTTCCTTTGATCCATATTTTGTATACATCCTTTTATATGCTAAGTTGATAGCAGCAACAATGATCAGTGAAATGGCGTAACATACCGAAATGTTTTTAGTGGGTTCCCGCGGTTCGTCTTTCCTGATTGGCCAATTTAGTAGCAGATAATAAGGAAATATCAAGCAAAAAAGATGATTTCCGTTAACATTAAAATTATCCCAAAAATATCTCATAATTCCTAAGGTTTCATAGATAGCTTTTTCATAAGTACAAACAGACTCAGGCTTGAGTATATCAGGAATTCAGAATGAGTATTATCTCAGTATCTTAAATAAGACAAGAACAAAGATGCTACTAGCCACAAAGGGGACAAAACTGCTTGCATAGTTCCAAATTCAAGGTCCTTCCATTTTCTCGAGAAGTGCTAAATTATTTCACGAGAAAGTTGAACAATTATAAAAGAAATACAAAGCGTACCTGATTTTTCTCAAGCGCTAGTGTGGTCAATGAgtgatccatttctttccaaaattCCTCAAGACCATCTTTCTCTTCTTGACTGTCATTATCAGCAGAAGCTGGCCATGTAAAATTCACTTCTCCATAAAAACCTTGACCGTAATTCATCATCGGAACACCTAGATTGAACTCAAAGTCCCTCTCCATTTCACTCTGGATGTTTCCTATGCATTGGTTTATCATTTTCTTGTATTCTCTTTCGCACATGCGTTCCTTCCTTTTCCGACCAAATGCTGGCTCAGAATTGCCATTTAGGCTGCGGGATGAAGTAAATGACTTCCGTCGAAGAGATAAAAGGGGGCGAAGATTCCTCTCCTTACTCTTTGCAGGTGTCCGTGGAACATGAGGACCCGGAGATCTTTCTTCAACTGTGCTCTCCTCCTTAACCTCCACAGAGCTGGGTTTTCCCTTGACAGGAGTTATCCTTGCTGTGCTCTTATGCTTCCCTTCTGCGGAGTTTGGGTTTTCCTTGACCACGAAAGCGGTTGCACTTGTTTGTTTCCGTGTGATATTCACTGGGACCTCTCCATAGGTTGATTCTACTGCAACTGGTGAATCTCGACGTGAAGCTCTTTGTGAATTGCCATGCTTGGTGGAAGGCGCATCACATCTCTTCCACCTGTCACGACCGAAATTAGGCGTTTCATAGCTAGTAAAGCGCTCTGCTTGAGTTTTCCGACGCTTTGAGCGCCTCAAATCCACTTCTTCATACGAGAAAACATCCAATAGACCATCCAACTCAGTCTTGACCGTAAATCTCCTGTCTTCCAATTGACCATCCAATTCAGCCTTCATAGTGAATCTCATGTCTTCTGTGAGATTGTGCTTCTTTGGATGAGTGACAGGGATATTCCTGATAATTGGGCGTAAAGCCTCATTGCGCAGTTGGAATGAAATTATCTCCATGTTGTTGCCAAAGCCTGGAGGTGTGCTCATGGAATCAAGATTGCAACTCGCTCGGCCTCCTTTGATGATTCTATAGATGATATTGCCTTCTACCAACTTGATGGTGAACTCCATTccattcaggatagacaaaactatGAGATGTGCAATTTCTTGGGAGAATCTTGCACTTAACAGCTTGCTTCTATTGTGAGACAGGCAGTCCTCTGCACAACTCCATTGTATGCTTCCCTCATGGAGCTCCTCAGGTTGGAGCTTTTGCAAGAGGAAGATATTCTTTAGGGTCACCACCTGTTCttttctatcagatatcacttttctattttctgtattgTCAGGACATAGGTTCTTGCGGAGCATAACAACAAACAGGCAGAGACACTGATCTTCAATATGATTTCTCTTGATTGTGATGAGCCTTGCATCATGACACAGTAACATCTGCATGGATAAAAGAATAAAGTAATCAAGAGATGATACAAAAGGCACATATTTTGGTGTATGTTTGAGAGAAAAAAAACTTCTATTAGATGACGTGCGTAACAAATGATGGTATGGCTTTCACATCAAACTATTCATACTCAGcgtattattatttttttgttcataaaaATCCATTGCCATGTACTTTTTGAAGATAATGCGGAATGGGAATGTAAACCTTTTACAACAAATCATAAATATTAGGATGACATACCGAAAATTTCATTTCCCCAGTTGGATTTCCTTGCAGTGGATGAGATGATTGTACACAGATATCAACACCCGGCTTGAGAACATGCGAGCAGTCAAAGTACGTAGCCCTTCTGGAGCGTAGGCGCAGATGATCCCCATCAACGTTATGCTCGACTGTGGAACCAGAGTAGAATTTAACGAATAGACCGCCATTCCTGACCCTTATACAATTAACTTCATGCCACGAGCCATCATAAAATGCCTCAAATGCTGCAAACAAAAGAGATATTCAGTTATATATAGATATAATTTTTATGTAAAGTTTTTTGTAGATATATGATCATAGCAATGTTTAATGGATAATTGCCATGCTACTTGCTTACGAGTTTCACTGATGGGATGGCTACGGCGACCTTTAGGTCCTCCCTTGAGCGTATCTTCAGCCATGTAGTTTAGCACCTCATGATGTGAAATTCAACTGCCTGCTAAGCAGAATTCTGTAATTTGTTTGCTTCATATCCAAAAACAAATCtgaatttttgatcaacaatattctAAATGCATAGTACATGGCTGTCCCCGGTGGAGCATATACAATCCCTAAATCCAGCATTGGTTCATGCTTAGAGATTCGCATGCTCTCACCATCTTTGTTGTAGCACATCTCATTTCACACCTTAATAAAGTCAGTTCTACAGCATCAAAATGTCTAAAATGAAGAGCAACGAGATCTAGATTCGACTATTACTAAATTGTTAAAAAAAAATCCAATGCCGAATATACAAATAAATGGATTTGCACAAGCAAAATATGAATTAGTCCATCAGAGAGAGTACAATGGTGCATAATATAGCAACATAAAACATGCGAATCTCAAAGCACGATCTATGGTGAATAAATTCCGCACTCTATCATAAATATCTCCATAAGAATGCAGATTCATTTTCTCTCTTTTTCCCAAGAAAATGCAAGATTGATGTACTAGTGCCAAACTGATCCTAATAAATATGTGAAGAAATACAAGATTACGAATAAATTCTCCTTTTCTCGAGAAAGTGCAAGATTCATGTACTAGTGCAAGACCCATGCAATTTGTTCTGGAAGTTCGCGATAGAATGAAGTCGGCAGTATTAATGATTGCCGTGGCCCGTCCAGCCGAGTGCGCTGCGCCGAGTTTGGCACTCGGTGAAGATTTCACCGAGTTTAATATGTGCTCTGCCAATCTAGTAGTGGATGATGCATTCTAGAGAGAATTTTTTTTCTGCTGCTGCTTATCCAAAAGAGATCGTGTTTGAGCGCAAAACACGGATTTGATCTGCTGAAACAGAAATAAGATGAGAGAATCTGTGATGGAGCAAAACAAAGACCAACGAGATCTAGATTCAACTACTATCACTTAATCATTAATTATTTCACAACGATGAACATACATACTCTATAAATTAATTTGCATAAACAGAATTAATTCATTAGAGAGAGTACAGTGGTGCATAATATAGCGACATAAAACATGAGAATCTCAAACCACGATCTATGGTGAATAAATTCCCCACTCTATCACAAATATCTCCATAAGCATGCATATTCATTTACCCTCTTTTTCTCGAGAAAATGCATGGTTCATGTACTAGTGCCAAACTGGTAGTACTACTAATAGATATGTGACGAAATACAACGTTACTTTTTTCTGGAAGAACGTGCATCATGGCAACGATGATGCATTCTACTAATACTAGTAGAGGAAAAATAAATTGTCTACTGCTGCTTATCCAAGAAAAAAAATCGTGTTTAAGAGCACAAAACACGGCCTCGATCTGGTGAAACAGAAAAAGGATGAGAGAATCTGCGACGGGACGGAACAAGCTCGAAGCGCCGCTGGATCCATACTTATTTAGCCCTATTTCCTGCGCCGGTCGACCAGAGACGCCCCATACACATGAGCAAGAATCGACGGAAACAGGGCATTATCCTCCTCAGACATACCGATGGAATGGGAGGAGGCACCGCTGGCTGCCGGCCGGAACCAATCTCGCGACAGGGGGCAATGGTCACCGGCGGCGGAGCTAAAGAGAGGGACGTAGATTGGGATTGCCTGGGCGGGCGGAGGCGACCATGTAGAAGGAGAGCAGGACGGTTCTTGGAGAGATGATGTGAAAGGGGGGCAGGGGGAGGGCGGAGGAGAAGGCTCTGGGTCTCTCCGCTGCGGGTGCGGTCAGGTCAAGTACTCGAGTGCACGCGCTCGTCTGGGGAAGAGGCGAAGCAGCAACAAATGGCAGCGCCGACGGGACGTGACGGAGCAGCCAGCAGTAGcagcaggaggaggaagagagagaggggcgcGCGATCATAGGGATGCGGGCGAGGCCTGGTGGGTCCGGTGCATTGACCAGTGTTGGAGTTAAATACTGCGCGGTTGGCTCTTGAAGTTTTGAGGCGTTGAATGCTGTCACGGGAGGCGTGCTATCTCCCCGACTGGCCGCACCCCGCACCTCCCTCCGCGAGCCTCCCTCCCTCtcacctctcctccccgccgccgttgCCGGCGCCCACCGCGGGCCACGCCCGGacgctggcggcggcggcctctggccTTTCCCCTCTCGGGGTTCCTCCGATGCGGGGCGGTGCCCCTAGGCGGCGATGGTCCTATGCGGCGGCAGGTGCTCCTGGCGCGGGTGGCGGCGTCGTTGGTGGCGGGGTGGCGGCGCTCGCCAGGCCTAGATCTGGGCCCTTTGGGCCTCATTTGGGTTCGGGCAAGCCGGTGGCAGGGCGAGGCTGCGGCGTGGCTCTCGGGTGGCGGTGCGTCGGGCTGGTGGAGGGCGGTGGTCGGGGCTTTGCAGGCCCGATATGGGCCCAGCCGGGGCCGGGTGGCCTGGTTTGCCTCTAGTGCGGCGTATGGTAGGCAATCCACGTCGGTGTTGGAGGCACAGGCCTCCAGCGCGACTGCGGTGGAGGCGGTTCCCTCCCGTGCAGCTCCGGTGCTTTTTCGCCCTTGCCTCTGAGCGCTCCTTTCCTCTGTTCTCTTGACCTCGTGATGGTGTTTGCAGCGGGGCGGCATGGATGAGTCCAAGGCCGTGGTGGCGCGTGCTTGCGGGTGGGAAGATAGTTGGATGGCTCCGGTCAAGTGGGTGGCGGTGCTTGGGTGTGCGGGAGAAATCCCTGCCGGTTCATCCAGCTCTGATGCGATGACGCTAATGGGTGCCGCCATTCCTTCCTGAAGGCTGTTGGTGCTACCCATCCCCCGCTCCCCTCCGTGTGCCGAGGAAAACCCTAGGGCATGTCCGGACAGCAGTGTCGTTGGCGTCGCATTTCTTCTTGGAGGTGATGCTTGGTATGCGATGGTTCGGTGCCATGACGCGTGATGGGACGCAGATGGAGGGCGCAGCGGTGGCGGATCTTTCGTGCTTAGCCAGTTACCGTGGTTGAcatttatttcttcttcttcttttttcttttgggcTTGATGTGTTATTTGTCCCAGCAGTTACCTTGTGATCGGTGTTCATTGCTTTATAATATGCTAAATGGATAGTACATGGCTGCCCCTGGTGGGCCATACAGCCCCTAAATCCTGCATTAGTTCATGCTTTGAGATTCGCATGTTTTCGCCATCTTCATTGTAGCACATCTCATTTCATACCTCAATGAAGTTAATTCTACAGCATCAAAATGCCTAAAACAAAGAGCACAAGTTCTAGATTCGACTATTACTTAATCTTTAATTATTCTTCAACGTCAAATATACATATAAATGATTTTGCacaaacaaaatatgaattagttcATCAGAGACAGTACAATGGTGCATAATATAGCGATATAAAACGTGCAAATCTCAAAGCATGATCTATGGTGAATAAATCCCGCACTAAATATCTCCATAAGCGTGCAGCTTCATCTAGTCTCTTTTTCTCGAGAAAATGCAAGATTCATGTACACTCGCGCCAAACTGATAGTCTCtattcctaatgtctcagttggtaggtcgcgttccgggttttattttcgtcccacctcactcggtcttttttggtacttctttggtacttcccCCATCTCCCCCTCAGCCGTGAAAAACCAAGAAAAATCCCGCGATCGAGTCCCGCACACGCCCAAACTCCCGtcgttatctctactcctaatgtagcagttggtagcctcgtacggtttattttcgtcccaccactttcaaccgttttatttcgctggttttttttcgtccctcccccaccccaccggtttagtttcgcgtcaccctctcacacaacgaaaaaaatcttAATGGATTATAACTTTCCATGCTGGTGCAAGTtatttttagtaatgtctttatgtgaaagaatcaatcacgatcaatctctgaatatcaaatctaaattaattaaccttaccttaaattgctcaatcacattaattaggaaacaaaataaccgattttaagaaaatatctactcttaatggagggtattacataccaaacacaggtacgtcattagctcgcttccttcccttctcttcccttcgtccctcagtcccatgctcgtggtgctgaagtggcatcgacaggcgatggcggcgaggacagcacgtggcagcccctgaagcacaaacacgactgcacctcgggtctgccgtctcccaagatatgggtgagttctcgtgattcccaccctaaaccctcacgtcctacaaattcctcaacctctaccatctcgatttcgtccatgctctgatccaaatgacgatgcagctccggccgattgacaatggaggtttgccatccttcctctcagcacccactCCTGGAGGAACGACACGCCATGTCGATCGAACCCGGTCGAGATCACTCACCAAGATTGCTATTCGGAAGTTTTTTGTCAAAAAGTGAAGAGTGGGACAGGATCTGCACTTCTGTTAATATAACATATACTTGTGCAGGTGCAGATTTTGTTTTAAAAATCCAATTTGTTTATCCTTTTGTCGCTGAAATTGTTTACTAATTATGGCATTGGTTTTATTTCTTCTAGATGTTGTATATTCTTGGATTGAAGGGACTGTCTGACAAGGTGAAAGAGCTAATAGTTGTAGTTTTACACCAATGCAAATTTGTTTTGCTTCAGTGTTAAACATCACCTGCGAGGGACACTTGCATTGCTGCTGCTTGATCCTAGCCAGCCGTCTTAGCTTCTGAGAATATAAAGTGAGACAAACAGGTACTTCTTTGGTGATTTGATTATATATTAAGCTGGACAAATATGCATTGCATCTTCTACAACAACAGATCCTCTTGTTGGGATTATATATTAAGTGCTAATACATGTGCACTGTTATTGTTGCTATTGCTAATTGATTTTATCAAGTGCTAACAGAGGCTCACTAGACTGTGATGCCAGATGTGGCATCACTTTTCATGCTCTGGCCCAGTTTTGCATTGGCTTCCTTGCTATCTTTGTATTTGGAAGAGATGGAAACAAGGGGCAACAGAATAAGGAACTAAAAGTATTAAAGGAATGCCTTGGAAACTTATTTTGCGTGAAAATCTGGTTTCAATTTTCAGCACACTATATGTACAAATGTATGCTTACTAAGACAACATCCTGCTTGTGCCGATAGCACGCATGCCATGTTCTCGTGTATTATTAGCTTTGCCGAAGTTTCAATGATGAAAGAATTGTTTCAACAAATGCGCAGGAGGAAGATGCTAGGACTCCTGCTCACTAGAGAAGAACAAAAGTACTAAGGTACCGTATTTCTTTTCTAATGCATGTGTTCTTTTAATATGGTAAAAGCATCAGGCATCAGATATCATATAGCAATAAAAAGGGAGAATTACAAATGAATACTTGAATGAAAATTGCAGTCAAGTTATTTGCACTGCAGTTTACCTAATGGAGCACTTGGTAGCCTGGTACAGTTTATTTTTGTccggtttttttcgtcccacctccaccCCCTAGCCAGCCCCACCCCTCGATCTCCTCCAAGTTCCTTAAATTATGCTATtttaatctaacttccttaaattatgcaaatcaatcgattccttttattggttcaatttgtcttaggaaacaaataacagattttcagaaaacaaataatacattttaatctaactttcctaacttatgcaaatcaatcggttccttttattggttcaatttgtcttagaaacaaataacagattttcaggaaacaaataatacattttaaactaacttccttaaattatgcaaatcaatggATTTCTTTTATTGGTTcagtttgtcttaggaaacaaataacagattttcaggaaacaaataatacattttaatctaactttcctaacttatctaaatcgatcgattccttttattggttcaatttgtcttaggaaacaaataacagattttcagaaaacaaataatacattttaatctaacttccttaaattatgcaaatcaattgattccttttattggttcaatttgtcttaggaaacaaacaacagatttttaggaaacaaataatacattttaatctaactttcctaacttattagtgaaatttgttttaggaaacaaataacagacacgtcacaactttcctcccaataaatagtttcttaacatttgcaaactttcctaatcagacatgtcacaaacgggcaggtactgatatcacgttatcaaacaataaaaccccatttccatagaaatcagttcaaaaatcctaactttcctaaaattttacctttccttgataacaacAAACATTTTCTATGTTttccatcgatattagcatttttttgaACTGAGATCTCCGAGTTATGATTTTTTTTgtgattctttccaattgtgacctctccttccacTCCGGCTCCTTGTCGGATAAACACCTCCACCATAGCCAGGTGACACCGCCCCAGACCTcctgcctctccacaccttctccgccacctccttctcgtactccattaacaatccctccgccacatttgtccacggcggtgtcgagggcatggtgcagcagcgtaccagcggtagagcagcgcatagcagcaggaagcAACACGCAGTAGGCGAGGCTGAGGGGGCGGCCGGCAGAAGATGGCCATGACTGGAGGCAGCGCGAGGCAGGGGGGCAGTAGacggggcgagcgcagccagcgagagtgtgGCGCGCGACCAGGGTGTGTCGCGCGGGGCACAGTGGTGCGGTGGCTGCGGCGAGCGCGACGGCAGCGGCGGGCGCGACCGACGCGGTGTAGCGGGCGTGGGCAtggagagggagtggccccgcgg is a window of Triticum dicoccoides isolate Atlit2015 ecotype Zavitan chromosome 2B, WEW_v2.0, whole genome shotgun sequence DNA encoding:
- the LOC119360518 gene encoding SNF2 domain-containing protein CLASSY 2-like — translated: MAEDTLKGGPKGRRSHPISETPFEAFYDGSWHEVNCIRVRNGGLFVKFYSGSTVEHNVDGDHLRLRSRRATYFDCSHVLKPGVDICVQSSHPLQGNPTGEMKFSMLLCHDARLITIKRNHIEDQCLCLFVVMLRKNLCPDNTENRKVISDRKEQVVTLKNIFLLQKLQPEELHEGSIQWSCAEDCLSHNRSKLLSARFSQEIAHLIVLSILNGMEFTIKLVEGNIIYRIIKGGRASCNLDSMSTPPGFGNNMEIISFQLRNEALRPIIRNIPVTHPKKHNLTEDMRFTMKAELDGQLEDRRFTVKTELDGLLDVFSYEEVDLRRSKRRKTQAERFTSYETPNFGRDRWKRCDAPSTKHGNSQRASRRDSPVAVESTYGEVPVNITRKQTSATAFVVKENPNSAEGKHKSTARITPVKGKPSSVEVKEESTVEERSPGPHVPRTPAKSKERNLRPLLSLRRKSFTSSRSLNGNSEPAFGRKRKERMCEREYKKMINQCIGNIQSEMERDFEFNLGVPMMNYGQGFYGEVNFTWPASADNDSQEEKDGLEEFWKEMDHSLTTLALEKNQANCNGYNKERPGCRNIDHDDLVLDPSLLAILGPEFSELKGSGNLWSLIPDLEPKLLPHQRNAFEFIWKNLAGSLQLEEMDNPTASTGGCVVAHTPGSGKTLLLISFLVSYLKVHPRSRPLVLTPKSAIHTWMREFEKWGISLPLHVLHQADKRGKPMGPIDPRLQAILSNFRRPNWKNICLVDRMDKLCKWHEHPSVLLMTYSSFLRLAKEDSRMPQRAFMVQVLINNPGLLILDEGHNPRSNKSKLRRVLMKVKTEFRILMSGTVFQNNFEEYFNTLSLARPRFVDDVMTVLVPERKKETRGRRAKHREAVARRIFVDRVGQMIESSDNWDRQGGISLLNKLTCGFIDSFEGSKLRSLPGIHVYTLFMKPTEIQEDILSRISMATSCGGRYLLEVELLITIASIHPWLIKTTKSSSTYFTPEELHKVDKYKRDFVVGCKAKFLIDLLHKSSYRGERVLIFCHNVSPISFLVELIENVFGWRLGEEVLVLQGDQELPVRSDVMDKFNTDSQGKRKVLIASTTACAEGISLTGASRLVMLDSEWNHSKTRQAIARAFRPGQERTVYVYLLVASGTWEEDKYSRNRRKAWMAKMVFHGRYFDDPLRKAVTDFNDDILKELADEDKTKTFHMIVKQD